The segment GTACTGCTACTGGGTAAACAATTGCAGAATGTAAGTTTTCTGCTGCTGTCGCTACCACTTTTACCTGTTGTGATGTTCTAGCATCTGTGCTATAAACAACACCTGCATCGGCGTTACCACTTTCTACAGCCGCTAGGACTTGACGGACGTTGTTACCAAGCACAAATTTTGGTCGAACTTGCGACAAAATTCCCAAATTTTTAAATACTTGCTCGGCGTATTGTCCTGCTGGTACGCTTCTTGGTTCTCCCATAGCAATTTTCTTGACTTTAGAGCCTGTCAAGTCGCGAAAGTCGGCGATACCGGAATAATTTTTTGGCACGATCAAGACAAGGCTATTGGTCAGCAGATTGCGGCGGGTATCGGTGAGTATCGTACCCTTTTCCTGTAATGCATCCATTTGCTTTGTAGCAGCAGAAATAAAAATATCTGCTGGTGCGCCGTTTTCAATTTGTTGCTGTAAAGCGCCAGAAGCACCGAAGTTATAGTTAAGGGTGACATTTGCCTTATTTTGTCGGTAAATATGCCCCGCTTGTTCGAGGGATTCTTTCAAACTGGCGGCAGCGGATACGAGCAAGTTGGTGTTTGCCTGTGCCACAACAGTAGACCGATCAAAAAATTTTATGCTACGTGCCAAGAGTAAAGTGGCAACTAGCGCGCAGATGAAGATAATAATTTGTCTGGTTTTCATAAGAAAGCCGTATTAGTTCCATCGAGTAGCGACACTTTTACGCCCGTTCGCATATGCTACCGCTTGCAAGCAACAATGTGAAATATATGCCAAAGCTATCCTCGCCTGAAGGTATATTTCCGGGATGCTCTTCTTCGTCAAAGGCTGCAAATTAAAAAAATTGCAGTAAAATTTATACCTGTTCGCGGCTATTATGAGTAATCTGAGCAGACGAAAATTTTAGCTTGTCAAAATTCGGGTTGTGGGAATCGGGGTGGTAAAGGTCTATGACAAAAATTACAGGCGGCTTTGCGCGATCGCTGTCTTCAAGAGGAGTTTCGATGGTTTTAATACCTGGTAAAATTTTTTCGAGCCAATTTTGCTCCTCGCGATCGCGGCTAGTCTCTAAAACCTGAGTTGAATATGTATTCTTTATCGTCTATTGCGTGACATCCTCCCCCGCTAACTGGCAAGCAGGCAATATCCCATATTCGAGAAACCAGCTTTTGAAGCTTATGATAAATGAAGGCGAGCGCTTGCTGGCTTTTGTGCTGAATAGCGTTGGAAAAAGGTAATATATTAAATCCAATCTCCGTCCCATTCAACCGCGCGATGCTAGCCCTTATGCTTCTTCAGCTTTTGTCCGTAGCATAGCCCGCGCCAGTACGACACGAACAAACGGCTGGACTGTTGAGGGATAGATAATCATTTTTGAGCAACGATGCCAGAATATCTTTGACAATGGCAGGCGTATGATTTTAATATCGTAAACAATAGTAAGTATTTGAGTCCAGCCCAAAAACTCTCAGAGTTGGGGCTGGCTTTTATCAGGATTTGTTAATATTCAAGCTGGAGAAGGTCTGTTGATATAAGCTAGCAGATCTGGTTTTCCACAAATAGCTAAATCATAGACCAGCTAAGGAATATAACTAGGTTGTCATACTGCCGTAAGGTAAGCAAGTTTTGGTTTCAGTAATTGAAGATCTGTGCGAACTTCACGCGATCGCTTAAGCGATTGCAGAGTAAAGTAGGCTGTTATAACGACTGCAACAGTAGTGCGGGCTGATAGAATACCTACTTATTTACTTGTGCTTATCAGTGCAAAGACGCAGTAGCGATGTTCGCGATCGCAATAGCCCCCTAATGTGCGTTAAACTGCGAAATCCTTCCAGAAAAGACAGGGATCGCTGATGCAACAAGGAGAACAATAAGCATCTATTACTACAGGTTGCTTCAAAACCAAAGCCTGAGTATAGGGTTATTGGTTTGCCAATAATGGGTAATAAGTAATGGGTAATGACGAATACCAATTCATATCTGTCTTAGGTAAAGGTATTGGCAACCTGCTGTGCAAGTTCAAGAAACAGAAAAGTTCTTATAAACAGTAGGTATATCGAAGTGGGTTATGATATTGTTAAATTGTTCAGAAAAATGTGTGATTGGGTGGATTATGGCAGAAA is part of the Microcoleus sp. FACHB-831 genome and harbors:
- the modA gene encoding molybdate ABC transporter substrate-binding protein → MKTRQIIIFICALVATLLLARSIKFFDRSTVVAQANTNLLVSAAASLKESLEQAGHIYRQNKANVTLNYNFGASGALQQQIENGAPADIFISAATKQMDALQEKGTILTDTRRNLLTNSLVLIVPKNYSGIADFRDLTGSKVKKIAMGEPRSVPAGQYAEQVFKNLGILSQVRPKFVLGNNVRQVLAAVESGNADAGVVYSTDARTSQQVKVVATAAENLHSAIVYPVAVLKSSKNMAAAREYIQFLLSDRAKTLFKKYGFGIAR